A single Nostoc sp. PCC 7107 DNA region contains:
- a CDS encoding PleD family two-component system response regulator yields MKTNFYKNQSLVLIVDDEPFIRTQLRLALERDGYQIAEARDGIEALMAFQQLHPQIVLMDAIMPGMDGFECCVQLQSLDQGKYTPVLMITGLEDQESVDQAFDAGAIDYVTKPIHWPVLRQRVKRLIQQSQLQKQLEAANQELQRLVTIDGLTQVASRRRFEEYFSQEWQRMARDQLPLSLILCDVDYFKSYNDTYGHRAGDRCLQKVAQAIKDSVKRPADLVARYGGEEFAVILPKTEMQGAAILAEKICSVVRKLAIPHSNSQVSGYVTISAGVAADIPQPGSDFQDMISAADRALYQAKIEGRDRFQLSNKQSTYNFSIPRWGA; encoded by the coding sequence ATGAAAACCAACTTTTACAAAAATCAATCTCTAGTTTTGATTGTTGACGATGAACCTTTTATTCGTACCCAACTGCGACTTGCTTTAGAGCGAGATGGATATCAAATAGCAGAAGCAAGAGATGGTATAGAAGCGTTAATGGCATTTCAGCAACTGCATCCCCAGATCGTCTTGATGGATGCCATCATGCCAGGGATGGATGGATTTGAATGTTGTGTACAGTTGCAATCTTTAGATCAAGGCAAGTATACGCCAGTGTTGATGATTACTGGCTTGGAAGATCAAGAATCAGTTGATCAGGCCTTTGATGCGGGTGCAATTGATTATGTGACTAAACCAATTCACTGGCCAGTATTACGCCAGCGGGTAAAACGCTTGATTCAGCAATCTCAGCTACAAAAACAGCTAGAAGCGGCTAACCAAGAATTACAAAGGTTGGTAACTATTGATGGTTTAACCCAAGTAGCTAGTCGCAGACGCTTTGAAGAGTATTTTTCCCAAGAGTGGCAACGGATGGCGCGAGACCAATTACCTTTGTCTTTAATTTTGTGTGATGTGGATTACTTTAAATCTTACAACGATACTTATGGACATCGGGCAGGCGATCGCTGTCTGCAAAAAGTAGCCCAAGCCATCAAAGATAGTGTCAAACGTCCGGCCGATTTAGTGGCGCGTTATGGTGGTGAAGAGTTTGCCGTGATTTTACCCAAAACAGAGATGCAGGGAGCCGCGATATTAGCAGAAAAAATTTGCTCGGTGGTGCGAAAATTGGCAATTCCCCATAGCAATTCCCAAGTCAGTGGTTATGTGACAATTAGTGCTGGGGTAGCAGCGGATATTCCTCAACCTGGTTCTGACTTTCAAGACATGATTTCTGCCGCTGATCGCGCATTATATCAGGCAAAAATTGAAGGGCGCGATCGCTTTCAGCTGTCTAATAAGCAATCAACTTACAATTTCTCTATTCCTCGTTGGGGTGCATGA